One stretch of Nitratiruptor tergarcus DSM 16512 DNA includes these proteins:
- a CDS encoding S1C family serine protease, with protein sequence MRRSLLTGIITGLVLFLLWQMFPFFEVLISSKPKPITPRGDLMALEKSNIKIFEQAKPSVVYISTLQKVIDYWNMSVLDVPRGTGSGFVWDEFGHIVTNYHVIEGASEAVVTLSNGLGYKAILVGADPSHDLAVLKIKPIPGVMKPVAIGDSDKLHVGQIVYAIGNPFGLDWTMTMGIISALGRVINEDSGAKIKGAIQTDAAINPGNSGGPLLDSAGRVIGVNTAIYSPSGANAGIGFAIPINLVNRVVSSLIAYGKYVPPRIGIESDDRINHLLHRRFGVNGVVVLAVEPQSPAATAGLKPTIIYPDGRIIFGDIIVAVDGKRVNSFKELQEILQEHNHGDEVTLTLLRDNREINIEITLE encoded by the coding sequence GTGAGAAGGTCGCTATTAACTGGAATAATAACTGGTTTAGTTCTGTTTTTACTATGGCAGATGTTTCCATTTTTTGAAGTGCTTATCTCTTCTAAGCCAAAGCCTATCACACCTCGTGGGGATTTGATGGCTCTTGAAAAGAGCAATATAAAAATTTTTGAGCAAGCAAAGCCGAGTGTTGTATATATATCTACACTGCAAAAAGTAATTGATTACTGGAATATGAGTGTGCTTGATGTTCCAAGAGGGACAGGAAGTGGTTTTGTGTGGGATGAATTTGGCCATATTGTCACTAATTATCATGTGATTGAAGGTGCAAGCGAAGCTGTAGTGACACTGAGTAATGGGTTAGGATATAAAGCTATCTTAGTAGGAGCAGATCCCTCACACGATTTAGCAGTTTTAAAAATTAAACCAATTCCTGGTGTGATGAAACCTGTTGCAATAGGTGATAGCGATAAATTGCATGTGGGACAAATAGTCTATGCAATAGGTAATCCTTTTGGTCTTGACTGGACAATGACAATGGGAATTATTTCAGCTTTAGGGCGTGTGATTAATGAAGATAGCGGTGCTAAAATCAAAGGTGCAATTCAAACAGACGCAGCAATTAATCCAGGCAATTCGGGAGGACCACTCCTTGATAGTGCAGGGCGTGTTATTGGTGTCAATACAGCAATCTATAGCCCAAGTGGAGCAAATGCTGGGATAGGTTTTGCAATACCTATCAATCTTGTCAATAGAGTTGTAAGCTCCTTGATAGCCTATGGAAAATATGTTCCACCTCGTATTGGAATAGAGAGCGATGATCGCATCAATCATCTGTTGCATAGACGTTTTGGCGTTAATGGTGTAGTTGTCTTGGCAGTAGAGCCTCAATCACCAGCTGCAACGGCAGGATTAAAGCCAACTATTATCTATCCCGATGGAAGAATTATTTTTGGGGATATCATTGTGGCAGTAGATGGAAAACGAGTAAATAGTTTTAAAGAGTTGCAAGAGATCTTGCAAGAGCATAATCATGGTGATGAAGTTACATTAACACTTTTGCGCGATAATAGAGAGATAAATATAGAAATTACTTTAGAATAA
- a CDS encoding DNA-processing protein DprA, with protein MVKIGGEQFHFQGNLALLDRPKVSIVGTRRPNSYTKTVTLRLATALAKSGKVIVSGGAMGVDALAHRGAGAANTIVVLGSGIDVLYPAINRELLQTIAKEGLLLSQFEPDFRPTKWSFVVRNKSVVALGEYLIITQADRKSGSMRSAEIALKMGKKIYVLPHRMGESEGTNDLVKQGLAEVIWDIDAFCGVEKSDPFIEYLKTSPSYEEALQKWGERIYEAEIDGLIAIENFKIVYKGE; from the coding sequence TTGGTTAAAATTGGAGGAGAGCAGTTTCATTTTCAAGGTAACCTTGCCTTGCTGGATCGACCCAAAGTATCTATTGTGGGTACAAGAAGGCCTAATAGCTACACCAAGACAGTAACACTCAGACTTGCTACTGCACTTGCAAAAAGTGGCAAAGTGATTGTGAGTGGTGGAGCTATGGGCGTAGATGCCCTAGCACACCGTGGAGCTGGAGCAGCAAACACAATTGTAGTGCTTGGAAGTGGAATAGATGTACTCTATCCAGCTATAAATCGAGAATTATTGCAAACAATTGCAAAAGAGGGACTCCTACTTAGTCAATTTGAGCCAGATTTTCGTCCCACAAAATGGAGCTTTGTTGTGCGTAATAAAAGTGTTGTGGCATTAGGAGAGTATCTTATCATCACACAAGCCGATAGAAAGAGCGGCAGTATGCGTAGTGCTGAGATTGCGTTAAAAATGGGTAAGAAAATCTATGTTTTGCCTCATAGAATGGGAGAGAGTGAGGGAACAAATGATCTTGTGAAGCAGGGACTTGCAGAAGTGATTTGGGATATAGATGCATTTTGTGGTGTAGAAAAAAGTGATCCTTTTATTGAATATCTCAAAACATCTCCAAGTTATGAAGAGGCATTGCAAAAATGGGGAGAGCGTATTTACGAAGCAGAAATAGATGGATTGATTGCGATAGAAAATTTCAAAATAGTGTATAAGGGGGAGTAA
- a CDS encoding SLC13 family permease translates to MQKLSIGVGLGLLSFALSSYAMDMVQAKLIGAVVFLVYLWSSEALPLGVTSLLPLILFPLLGIIDLKATAPNYSKDIIFLFIGGFLLAIAMQKTRLHEITAAKLLSFFPKSAKGIIYALAITSATLSAFLSNTTVTIMLMPIAMFMTSNIRLRVRYLIATAYGASIGGIFTPIGTPPNLILLGFLDDINIAAPTFLEWMFLTAPIVFTMIVVVPWLLSLGLQDEPLACKSSEIQTLTYEQHLLAKILGLLVFLLLLNALIKPLFPSFALNEKLLLLGFGLLLFLPNIQILQWEDTKDMPYEIVFLFGAGFAIAKAFIATGLASTLAGYFTNFASLPLFVLLFLVALFVSFATEITSNTALTSISLPVFYEFAHRNNLPVEIILFTATIAASYAFMLPIATPPNAIIMSSRVIKIKEMAKIGFFINLIGVFIVSATAILFWRYFIG, encoded by the coding sequence ATGCAAAAACTCTCTATTGGAGTGGGTTTGGGTCTATTAAGTTTTGCTCTCAGCTCTTATGCTATGGATATGGTGCAAGCAAAACTTATAGGGGCTGTGGTTTTTTTGGTCTATTTATGGAGTAGTGAAGCTTTGCCTTTGGGAGTAACTTCTTTGCTCCCTTTGATACTTTTCCCTTTACTGGGTATTATAGATTTAAAAGCTACTGCTCCCAATTATTCTAAAGACATTATTTTTCTTTTTATAGGTGGATTTTTACTTGCCATTGCAATGCAAAAAACAAGACTGCATGAGATTACTGCTGCAAAACTGCTCTCTTTTTTTCCAAAAAGCGCAAAAGGTATTATCTATGCTTTAGCTATTACTTCTGCAACTCTCAGTGCATTTTTATCCAATACGACTGTAACAATTATGCTTATGCCAATTGCTATGTTTATGACAAGCAATATAAGGCTTCGTGTACGCTACCTCATTGCTACAGCTTATGGAGCAAGTATTGGAGGAATTTTTACACCAATCGGGACTCCTCCCAATTTAATCCTTTTAGGTTTTTTAGATGATATCAATATTGCTGCCCCAACCTTTTTAGAGTGGATGTTTTTGACAGCGCCTATTGTATTTACCATGATAGTGGTTGTTCCTTGGTTACTCTCTTTGGGGTTACAAGATGAGCCATTGGCTTGTAAAAGTAGTGAGATACAAACATTAACTTATGAACAGCATCTCCTTGCAAAGATTTTGGGGCTTTTAGTTTTTTTACTTTTACTCAATGCACTTATTAAACCCCTCTTTCCTTCATTCGCTCTCAATGAAAAGCTTTTGCTCTTAGGATTTGGTCTTTTACTCTTTTTGCCAAATATACAGATTTTGCAATGGGAAGATACCAAAGATATGCCTTATGAGATTGTTTTTCTCTTTGGAGCAGGATTTGCAATAGCTAAAGCTTTTATTGCAACTGGGCTAGCAAGTACCCTTGCAGGATATTTTACAAATTTTGCCTCTTTACCGCTTTTTGTACTTCTCTTTTTAGTAGCACTTTTTGTCTCTTTTGCTACAGAAATTACGAGCAATACCGCTCTTACATCAATATCTTTACCTGTCTTTTATGAATTTGCGCATCGCAATAATCTCCCAGTTGAGATTATTCTCTTTACTGCTACAATTGCTGCAAGTTATGCATTTATGCTTCCAATTGCTACACCACCAAATGCTATTATTATGAGTAGCCGCGTCATTAAAATCAAAGAGATGGCTAAAATAGGATTTTTTATCAATCTTATAGGTGTTTTTATAGTAAGTGCTACAGCAATACTATTTTGGAGATATTTTATTGGTTAA
- a CDS encoding divergent polysaccharide deacetylase family protein, translating to MARKRRKRTKKDSFFSSKKYLILSLLIFIILFILGVLGVYLYKLGFSTGYTEALHKSQSSIAAIKKKEKDALKHLTDTKLSEIEDFEKNAHKTAASAASSMSESSSSAKRVLKHKEYKKRKHATYLLHKGQRPKLVLILDDVAYRYQVNAIKRLGLKITPSFFPPTPRHPNTWKYAKEFRHYMIHLPMEATNFPHEEYNTLHTNSSKEFIERVVASLRERFPHAKFINNHTGSKFTADAAAMNRLIPLLNKYGFIFVDSRTTPNTVVKSVVEKYGYPYIARNIFLDNEQNVSYIRNQLKKAVHIAKRNGYAIAIGHPHQKTLQALARSKDILKDVQLIYIDDLYTKAK from the coding sequence ATGGCACGCAAAAGACGAAAAAGAACAAAAAAAGACAGCTTCTTTTCATCTAAAAAATATCTTATTCTCTCTCTTCTTATTTTTATAATTTTATTTATCTTAGGGGTTTTGGGAGTATATCTCTATAAACTGGGGTTTTCAACCGGATACACTGAAGCATTGCATAAAAGCCAAAGTAGTATTGCTGCTATTAAGAAAAAAGAGAAGGATGCGCTAAAACATCTCACTGATACTAAACTCTCTGAAATAGAAGATTTCGAAAAAAATGCTCATAAAACAGCTGCAAGTGCAGCTTCATCAATGAGTGAATCGAGTAGTAGCGCAAAAAGAGTTTTAAAACATAAAGAGTATAAAAAAAGAAAACATGCTACATACCTCCTCCATAAAGGTCAAAGGCCTAAGCTTGTACTTATTTTAGATGATGTGGCTTATCGTTATCAGGTAAATGCTATTAAGAGACTAGGACTCAAAATCACTCCATCTTTTTTTCCACCTACACCAAGACATCCAAATACATGGAAATATGCAAAAGAGTTTAGGCATTATATGATCCATTTACCTATGGAAGCTACCAATTTTCCTCACGAAGAGTATAATACACTGCATACTAATTCATCAAAAGAGTTTATTGAAAGGGTTGTTGCTTCTTTACGTGAACGTTTTCCTCATGCCAAATTTATCAATAACCATACTGGAAGTAAATTTACTGCAGATGCTGCAGCAATGAATCGCTTAATACCCCTGTTAAATAAATATGGATTTATTTTTGTAGATAGTCGTACAACGCCAAATACTGTAGTGAAAAGTGTTGTAGAAAAATATGGTTATCCCTATATTGCGCGAAATATATTTTTAGATAATGAGCAAAATGTCTCTTATATTCGTAATCAACTCAAAAAGGCCGTTCATATAGCAAAACGTAATGGCTATGCTATAGCTATTGGTCATCCTCATCAAAAAACTCTCCAAGCTCTAGCTCGTTCTAAAGATATTTTAAAAGATGTTCAATTAATATATATAGATGATCTCTATACAAAGGCAAAGTAA
- the ilvC gene encoding ketol-acid reductoisomerase produces MALPIYYDKDCDINLIKSKKVAIIGFGSQGHAHAENLRDSGVEVKIGLYPGGRSWKKAEAKGFDVLEVADAAEWADVVMILIPDEIQSDVYYRDIEPNLNAGDTIAFGHGFNIHYGRIKPRADINVMMVAPKAPGHTVRSEFVKGGGIPDLIAVDQDPSGNTLELAKSYASAIGGGRTGIIHTTFKDETETDLFGEQAVLCGGVSALIQAGFETLTEAGYPEEMAYFECLHELKLIVDLIYEGGLANMRYSISNTAEYGDYVSGPRVINEASRKAMKEILKEIQNGKFAKDFILEGMTGYPRMTAERRNCEAHPIEQVGKRLRAMMPWITANKIVDQEKN; encoded by the coding sequence ATGGCATTACCAATCTATTATGACAAAGATTGTGATATAAATTTGATTAAAAGTAAAAAAGTAGCGATTATCGGTTTTGGTAGTCAAGGACATGCACACGCTGAAAACTTAAGAGATAGCGGTGTTGAGGTAAAAATTGGTTTGTATCCAGGTGGGAGAAGTTGGAAGAAGGCTGAAGCGAAGGGATTTGACGTTTTAGAGGTAGCTGATGCTGCTGAGTGGGCAGATGTAGTAATGATATTGATTCCTGATGAGATTCAAAGTGATGTTTACTATAGAGACATTGAGCCAAATCTTAATGCTGGTGATACAATCGCTTTTGGACATGGATTTAATATCCATTATGGACGTATTAAACCAAGAGCAGATATTAATGTAATGATGGTAGCGCCTAAAGCACCTGGTCATACTGTGAGAAGTGAATTTGTAAAAGGTGGCGGTATTCCAGATTTGATTGCAGTAGATCAAGATCCAAGTGGCAATACGTTAGAACTTGCGAAAAGCTATGCAAGTGCTATTGGTGGAGGACGTACAGGAATTATTCATACTACTTTTAAAGATGAGACTGAAACGGATCTTTTTGGTGAGCAAGCAGTCCTTTGTGGTGGTGTGAGTGCGCTTATTCAAGCAGGTTTTGAGACACTCACTGAAGCTGGATATCCAGAAGAGATGGCGTACTTTGAGTGTTTGCATGAGCTTAAACTTATCGTTGATCTTATCTATGAGGGTGGGTTAGCAAATATGCGCTACTCTATTAGCAATACTGCTGAGTATGGAGATTACGTAAGTGGTCCAAGAGTAATTAATGAGGCTTCGAGAAAAGCTATGAAAGAGATCTTAAAAGAGATTCAAAATGGAAAATTTGCAAAAGATTTTATCCTTGAAGGAATGACGGGATATCCTAGAATGACAGCTGAGCGAAGAAACTGCGAAGCACATCCAATTGAGCAGGTAGGTAAGAGACTTCGTGCTATGATGCCTTGGATCACTGCAAATAAAATCGTCGATCAAGAGAAAAACTAA
- a CDS encoding ribonuclease R family protein has translation MKEFILKLLRGIEKKDIPREYLALVDDLLRHKIIKIDGKIYKISSKYRVGKIDIARNGTGFLEVFGIKAKDLLIEPEHLNGATRGDLVVAKRIFKGGGRPKAKVVYILEKAFRFSVAYFDKDNGIFFNIKNEVPLAVKASKKSLRDLPDGTVVKVDNEAQIIVEVLGILDDPSVDEKISLALYNKHEEFSKEAELEASAYPDEIYVDLYPQRVDLTHLPFCTIDPVTAKDHDDAIYFDKESNTLYVAIADVSEYVPPMGPIDKEAKERGFSIYLPHKSIPMLPRKLSEGICSLKENVERLAFVSKITLDKNLQPLKEELIEGIIKSRRKYSYDRVDEFLAGRFENIDDTDKKLLEWMLPLYEITKKLRKERLQKGFEFSNPEIRLVLDKNGELVKTEIERETPSHALIEDCMLLANKATAKMFDYGIFRTHEEPAGEKIEELLNELANVGIFTKEYNTLHELFLHIQNEAERLGIKEHVDKLLIRTQKQAGYTAENIGHFGLGFEKYTHFTSPIRRYSDLTLHRLLKAIIKNNKKQLDFILKNIEPLAVRISELEREAAKVEWDFMDRKFARWAAKNIGKRFKAIVTDPESTPIAQLDDEIKGARIFLPRAEVELFDKVVIEIIDVNIATTKIYAKVVEKIDVQS, from the coding sequence TTGAAAGAGTTTATCTTAAAATTACTTCGTGGTATCGAAAAAAAAGATATCCCAAGAGAGTATTTAGCTCTTGTTGATGATCTTTTACGCCACAAAATTATTAAAATAGATGGAAAAATCTATAAAATTAGCTCAAAATATCGTGTAGGAAAAATTGATATTGCAAGAAATGGTACGGGCTTTTTAGAAGTTTTTGGAATCAAAGCAAAAGATCTTCTCATAGAGCCTGAGCATCTCAATGGTGCCACAAGAGGAGATCTCGTAGTAGCTAAAAGGATATTTAAAGGTGGAGGACGTCCAAAAGCAAAAGTTGTCTATATTTTAGAAAAAGCTTTTCGTTTTAGTGTTGCCTATTTTGATAAAGATAATGGCATCTTTTTTAATATCAAAAATGAGGTGCCACTTGCAGTCAAAGCGAGTAAAAAATCTCTACGAGATTTACCAGATGGTACGGTAGTAAAAGTGGATAACGAAGCACAAATCATTGTTGAAGTACTTGGTATACTCGATGATCCGAGCGTAGATGAAAAGATCTCATTGGCTCTATACAATAAACATGAAGAGTTTAGTAAAGAGGCTGAGCTTGAAGCAAGTGCATATCCAGATGAGATTTATGTAGACCTCTATCCCCAAAGAGTTGATTTAACACATCTGCCATTTTGCACCATTGATCCTGTCACTGCAAAAGATCACGATGATGCAATATATTTTGATAAAGAGAGTAATACACTCTATGTAGCTATTGCGGATGTAAGTGAATATGTTCCTCCAATGGGCCCAATAGATAAAGAAGCAAAAGAGAGAGGATTTAGTATCTATTTGCCCCATAAATCGATTCCAATGCTACCAAGAAAACTGAGTGAAGGAATTTGCTCTTTAAAAGAAAATGTAGAAAGACTCGCATTTGTGAGCAAAATCACTCTTGATAAAAACCTCCAACCTCTCAAAGAGGAGCTTATTGAAGGAATTATTAAGAGTCGAAGAAAGTATAGTTATGACCGGGTAGATGAGTTTTTGGCTGGCAGATTTGAAAATATTGATGATACAGACAAAAAGCTTCTTGAGTGGATGCTGCCTTTATATGAAATAACAAAAAAACTGCGTAAAGAGCGACTCCAAAAGGGTTTTGAGTTTTCCAATCCAGAAATTAGGCTTGTCCTAGATAAAAATGGAGAGCTTGTTAAAACAGAGATTGAGAGAGAAACGCCAAGCCATGCTCTCATTGAAGACTGTATGCTTCTTGCAAATAAAGCTACAGCAAAGATGTTTGATTACGGAATTTTTAGAACACATGAAGAGCCAGCCGGAGAAAAGATTGAAGAGCTTCTCAACGAGCTAGCAAATGTAGGTATCTTTACAAAAGAGTACAACACATTGCATGAGCTCTTTTTACATATTCAAAATGAGGCTGAAAGACTTGGAATCAAAGAGCATGTGGACAAACTTCTCATCCGCACGCAAAAGCAGGCTGGCTATACCGCGGAAAATATCGGGCATTTTGGACTAGGATTTGAAAAATATACACACTTTACAAGTCCTATTAGAAGATATAGCGATCTTACATTGCATCGCCTTCTCAAAGCTATCATCAAAAACAATAAAAAGCAGCTCGATTTCATTTTAAAAAATATAGAGCCTCTTGCTGTGCGCATCAGTGAACTTGAACGAGAGGCAGCAAAAGTAGAATGGGATTTTATGGATAGAAAGTTTGCAAGATGGGCAGCAAAAAATATAGGGAAGCGTTTCAAGGCAATCGTCACAGATCCTGAATCTACTCCTATAGCGCAACTTGATGATGAGATCAAAGGTGCCAGGATATTTTTACCAAGAGCTGAAGTGGAGCTTTTTGACAAAGTCGTTATAGAGATTATCGATGTAAATATAGCTACAACAAAAATCTATGCTAAAGTGGTAGAGAAAATAGATGTACAAAGCTGA